tcgcGATCAATTGTAAGTCTAAAGGCCATATCTTCAAACTGTTTTACTTGTATAGTTTTCCGCAGTTATTGTTATTGCACGATTCGCTATCTTCAATAATTGAATAAATTAATGACATGACCTGAACAAAAAAGTAGTGAAAACTCGGTAACGGTCTTTACACCAACCCGGTCATTTGCGAGCGTAGTAAACGCATGGAGTGCGCAAACGAGGAGAAGGGATAGTTCACAGGGTTCGAGAAACTCATCAAAGGAGGGGAGACCTGGGACACGTTGACGTTGAAACCCAACGTCGAGGGCGTGGAGCTTTCGTGATATAGAATCGGAACTCGGACTATCCGTTGGGACGAGTGGGAAACGTTTACGGTCTCTAGATCCGCGGCCATCTGTCTCTTCCATTTGTTCCGTCGATTCTGGAACCAGATTTTCACCTGCGTTTCCGTTAGCTGGAGAGAGGTCGCGATACCTGCCCGTTCAGAACTGCTCAGGTACCGTTTCATATCGAACGTCGACTCCAACTGAAACACCTGACTCCGACTGAAAACGGTTCTAGTTTTCTTCTTCCGGACAGAGCTCGGGTCCAGAGTGGCTTCCGGGTCCGACTGATCGTCAAAGGCGTTCTGCGTCTCGTCGTTGTCCTCGGTCAGGCTGCTGTCTGCCGTTTTCCGTCCCGTTTTGTCGCTGCCTTCAGTGGGTTCTTCTGACACGGCGGAAGAGACGGAGTCTCGGTCGCTGGCTGAGTGGGAGCAACAACGGTCCTCTGAGCATCTACTGTCCTCTTTGGGATCTGTGGGGAAAAATACAACATTAATTAAATGTGAATCGAATATGGACACATGGCATCAAAGTCTGAATGATTTCAATAGGCTGTTGCTAAGGAACAGAAGCTGGCCATAAAAACAAAGGAGTAAAATATAGGCCTGTACCTATAGTTAATCTATGAGTTTAAAGAGTAATGGAAAGTTACTGATACAGAGATAACTGATACAGAGATAACTGATGGATATAAATATAGGCCTGTACCTAGAGTTAATCTATGAGTTTAAAGAGTAATGTAGGGATAACTGATGCAGAGATAACTGATGTAGAGATAACTGATGGATATAAATATAGGCATGTACCTATAGTTAATCTATGAGTTTAAAGAGTAATGGAAAGTTACTGATACAGAGATAACTGATACAGAGATAACTGATGCATATAAATATAGGCATGTACCTATAGTTAATCTATGAGTTTAAAGAGTAATGGAAAGATAACTGATACAGAGATAACTGATGTAGAGATAACTGATGTAGAGATAACTGATGCATATAAATATAGGCCTGTACCTATAGTTAATCTATGAGTTTAAAGAGTAATGGAAAGATAACTGATACAGAGATAACTGATGTAGAGATAACTGATGTAGAGATAACTGATGGATATAAATATAGGCCTGTACCTATAGTTAATCTATGAGTTTAAAGAGTAATGGAGAGTTACTGATACAGAGATAACTGATACAGAGATAACTGATGTAGAGATAACTGATGGAGAGATAACTGATGCAGAGATAACTGATGGAGAGATAACTGACGGAGAGAACTGATGGAGAGATAACTGATGGAGAGAACTGATGGAGAGAACTGATACAGAGATAACTGATGTAGAGAACTGATGTAGAGATAACTGATGGAGAGATAACTGAGGAAGAGACAATAGGATGGAGAGAACTGCTGTAAAGATAACTGCTGGAGAGATAATATGACGGAGTGCACTActgctgacctagggccctattccctatatagtgaactacttctgacctagggccctattccctaaatagtgaactactgctgacctagggccctattccctaaatagggcactactgctgacctagggccctattcactatatagtgaactacttctgacctagggccctattccctaaatagtgaactactgctgacctagggccctattccctaaatagggcactacttctgacctagggccctattccctaaatagtgcactactgctgacctagggccctattccctatatagtgaactacttctgacctagggccctattccctaaatagtgaactactgctgacctagggccctattccctaaatagggcactactgctgacctagggctctattccctaaatagggcactactgctgacctagggccctattccctaaatagtgcactactgctgacctagggccctattccctaaatagggcactacttctgacctagggccctattccctaaatagtgcactacttctgacctagggccctattcactatatagtgcactactgctgacctagggccctattccctaaataggacactactgctgacctagggccctattccctaaatagggcactacttctgacctagggccctattccctaaatagtgcactacttctgaccagagccctattccctaaatagtgcactactgctgacctagggccctattccctatataaggaactacttctgacctagggccctattccctatatagtgaactacttctgacctagggccctattcactgtataatgaactacttctgacctagggccctagtcactatataatgaactacttctgacctagggccctattcactatataatgaaatacttctcacctagggccctattccctatatagtgaactacttctgacctagggccctattccctatataatgaactacttctgacctagggccctattccctatataatgaaatacttctcacctagggccctattccctatataatgaactacttctgaccagagccctattccctatataatgaactatttctgacctagggccctattcactatataatgaactacttctgacctagggccctagtcactatataatgaactacttctgacctagggccctattcactatataatgaaatacttctcacctagggaactattccctatatagtgaactacttctgacctagggccctattccctaaatagtgcactactgctgacctagggccctattccctaaatagggcactacttctgacctagggccctattccctaaatagtgcactacttctgacctagggccctagtcactatataatgaactacttctgacctagggccctattcactatataatgaaatacttctcacctagggccctattccctatatagtgaactacttctgacctagggccctagtcactatataatgaactacttctgacctagggccctattctctatataatgaaatacttctcacctagggccctattccctatataatgaactacttctgaccagagccctattccctatataatgaactacttctgacctagggccctagtcactatataatgaactacttctgacctagggccctattcactatataatgaaataattctcacctagggccctattccctatatagtgaactacttctgacctagggccctagtcactatataatgaactacttctgacctagggccctattccctatataatgaaatacttctcacctagggcactattccctatataatgaactacttctgaccagagccctattccctatatagtgaactacttctgacctagggccctattccctatataatgaactacttctgacctagggccctattccctatataatgaactacttctgaccagagccctattccctatataatgaactacttctgacctagggccctattcactatataatgaactacttctgacctagggccctagtcactatataatgaactacttctgacctagggccctattcactatataatgaaatacttctcacctagggccctattccctatatagtgaactacttctgacctagggccctattccctaaatagtgcactactgctgacctagggccctattccctaaatagggcactacttctgaAATAGGGCCCTATTCCTTAAATAGGGCACTActgctgacctagggccctattccctaaatagggcactacttctgacctagggccctattccctaaatagtgcactatttctgacctagggccctattccctaaatagtgcactacttctgacaagagccctattccctaaatagtgcactactgctgacctagggccctattccctatataaggaactacttctgacctagggccctattccctatatagtgaactacttctgacctagggccctattcactgtataatgaactacttctgacctagggccctagtcactatataatgaactacttctgacctagggccctattcactatataatgaaatacttctcacctagggccctattccctatatagtgaactacttctgacctagggccctattccctatataatgaactacttctgacctagggccctattccctatataatgaaatacttctcacctagggccctattccctatataatgaactacttctgaccagagccctattccctatataatgaactacttctgacctagggccctattcactatataatgaactacttctgacctagggccctattcactatataatgaaatacttctcacctagggccctattccctatatagtgaactacttctgacctagggccctagtcactatataatgaactacttctgacctagggccctattctctatataatgaaatacttctcacctagggccctattccctatataatgaactacttctgaccagagccctattccctatataatgaactacttctgacctagggccctattcactatataatgaactaattctgacctagggccctagtcactatataatgaactacttctgacctagggccctattcactatataatgaaataattctcacctagggccctattccctatatagtgaactacttctgacctagggccctagtcactatataatgaactacttctgacctagggccctattccctatataatgaaatacttctcacctagggcactattccctatataatgaactacttctgaccagagccctattccctatatagtgaactacttctgacctagggccctattccctatataatgaactacttctgacctagggccctattccctatataatgaactacttctgaccagagccctattccctatataatgaactacttctgacctagggccctattcactatataatgaactacttctgacctagggccctagtcactatataatgaactacttctgacctagggccctattcactatataatgaaatacttctcacctagggccctattccctatatagtgaactacttctgacctagggccctattccctaaatagtgcactactgctgacctagggccctattccctaaatagggcactacttctgacctagggccctattccttaaatagggcactactgctgacctagggccctattccctaaatagggcactacttctgacctagggccctattccctaaatagtgcactatttctgacctagggccctattccctaaatagtgcactacttctgaccagagccctattccctaaatagtgcactactgctgacctagggccctattccctatataaggaactacttctgacctagggccctattccctatatagtgaactacttctgacctagggccctattcactgtataatgaactacttctgacctagggccctagtcactatataatgaactacttctgacctagggccctattcactatataatgaaatacttctcacctagggccctattccctatatagtgaactacttctgacctagggccctattccctatataatgaactacttctgacctagggccctattccctatataatgaaatacttctcacctagggccctattccctatataatgaactacttctgaccagagccctattccctatataatgaactacttctgacctagggccctattcactatataatgaactacttctgacctagggccctagtcactatataatgaactacttctgacctagggccctattcactatataatgaaatacttctcacctagggccctattccctatatagtgaactacttctgacctagggccctagtcactatataatgaactacttctgacctagggccctattcactatataatgaaatacttctcacctagggccctattccctatatagtgaactacttctgacctagggccctagtcactatataatgaactacttctgacctagggccctattccctatataatgaaatacttctcacctagggccctattccctatataatgaactacttctgaccagagccctattccctatatagtgaactacttatgacctagggccctattccctatataatgaactacttctgacctagggccctattcactatataatgaactacttctgacctagggccctattccctatatagtgaactacttctgacctagggccctattccctatatagtgaactacttctgacctagggccctattccctatatagtgaactacttctgacctagggccctattccctatatagtgaactacttctgacctagggc
The window above is part of the Oncorhynchus kisutch isolate 150728-3 unplaced genomic scaffold, Okis_V2 scaffold3069, whole genome shotgun sequence genome. Proteins encoded here:
- the LOC109887578 gene encoding homeobox protein HMX1-like, which gives rise to MHDKATDTQASTPSKVSSFYIENLLGSRKNGESTYFNGQVNNNNSQYSSRTAEESMERNERVYSSRVLAGHPSQVAGQVAACSGHGAEGSPRRHSQLERNREAAAVNVEPLSLKRSNNPKEDSRCSEDRCCSHSASDRDSVSSAVSEEPTEGSDKTGRKTADSSLTEDNDETQNAFDDQSDPEATLDPSSVRKKKTRTVFSRSQVFQLESTFDMKRYLSSSERAGIATSLQLTETQVKIWFQNRRNKWKRQMAADLETVNVSHSSQRIVRVPILYHESSTPSTLGFNVNVSQVSPPLMSFSNPVNYPFSSFAHSMRLLRSQMTGLV